A segment of the Panicum hallii strain FIL2 chromosome 1, PHallii_v3.1, whole genome shotgun sequence genome:
GGCAATGTAAATATGTTTGACAGAAGGGATTATGTTGAGTTGATAGCTCACGCATGCTTATGCATGGAACTAAGGATCAATTGTCTGCTTGAAATGGAAAATCAGTAAGGTAGAAATGCTAACATGCGACATCAGCACTTTAGCTCAAAATCCATGAGAGATTTTAGTACAATAACTTATTAGAGGGGTGTACCACAGTGGCAGCACTGGCGCGTGACCCATAGGCTGCCCAAACACCTCCTGAGCCAGAATCATTGTATGGGTATGAAATGCAAGCCTGGGTACAATAGGGCGAACTCTCAAAATTGTTTAAACTATAGTGGCGAGTTTATCagaattgaaaaaaaaaataaagtTTTGGATCGCATGGATCTTACTATTGGCTGGCCGTAGTCAATGTCTTGACTTGCAAATAGAGGTTGCTTattatcaaaacttaaatttgatCTCATGTTATCAATAACTGTTTTCCTCAAGGAGTTACCTGATAAAAGAAATGAAGGCATTGTTACACAGTGTAAATTAAAGAAATTCGAATGTAACAAAGAATCCTAAATTGATCTAGCAAAAGAGAAGTAATAGTATCCTCCAAAATATACAGTACTTCTTGCTTAGGTATTTCTTATACTGACAGAGTAAAGATCAAAACTGATCTCTTGTCAGTTTCATTTAATTTCCATGAAATGTGCTATATGCCTATATATAATCTGTAGAGTCATCACTTGTGCCTATTTTGGAGAGTTTCCCTTGTATACTAGAGCTAGAAAACAGCTACTCCTCCAGTGCAAAAGAAAGTATAGTTGTAGAGTGTGTTGTCAAACTCTTTAAATCTTTCACCAACAATATCTTTACAAATTATTAAGAACGGACATGTCGAAATTATGTGAGAAAAGTTGCCttgaaaaaaataaacaaaTAGTGTTGGGTTAATAATCCAAATTGACACTTATTTGTGACATGGAGGGGGATGCCACAGCATGTTAGTTACTCAGCAAGAGCAAAAGAAAATGTATGTTGCCCTGGAACAAGCATCTTATTACTATGTACGACAATTTGGAGTCATGTGCTTATTAATGTTGTGGCTTACACCATAATAAGCTTATCCTCAGAAAAGAACATGATGCATACACGAAGTGTTTTTATTCAATGCCCCCATGGTCCTTGTTCGTCATGCATTGTCGATTGAGAAAGACTCAAACATGACCAAGTTTGGGTTACCTTACAGCTATGGGGCCGAGGCTCCATTTAACAAAATATCACTTTCATCTGTAATTAAAATTTTCTATGGCATAATGAGATAATAGTTGGGAAGCTTGATCTGCGTATTAATGCACACATAACAAGATGGATGATATAAATATATTCTAAATATCTGAATTACAAATTTAAGTTGTTGGCTAGCTTCACCTGAGCAGGCCTGACCTCATGTGTTCTTTAAGGCAAAGAACGAAAAATCAAAGGTTCAAGAAACAAAACTATTACAGTTCAGAAGTTCAATACCTACAAATCGTATATGTACTCATAACAAGGAAACCTGCTAAAAACTGTACGGTGTGGAAAGACAGGAGGGAAGGGGAAAAGAACAAACGAAACCTAAAGATGAAGACCGTAAGGTTAGTAAATACCATCAGGTTGTGATCCATATATAGAACATGTTTCAAAAGAAATAACTGGCACTGTATAAGCATATATAGGAAAGGTCACTACCAAGCAATAACAAAACTTCTCATACAAAAGTATATACAGATATGGTCCCAAATTCCAATAATAACATGCACATAGATCATAAGGCGTACAAGACTACTACAAGTCAATAACAACTCCAAGCTAGTACTAGCTAGCTACATGGCCAGGAAGGCAGAAAACACCATGTCTGCCATCGTGTTTAACTGCACCCATATCAGAAATGCTCCACCGCGGTGACATCCAATAGCAGCTATCCCAGTCCAGAGGACTAGTCAACCTGTGTGTCCAAGGGACATGCAACCAAATCCGCTAGCACACACAATCCCACATCAAAAGAAGATGCTAGCTCCAACTCCAAAGAACCCAACCAAGATCCTAAAATGTTCCACAAGTTTTAGTAACTACGCGAACATCTAATCCACTGTTCCGGGGATCAAGAACGCATGCGGGGAAGAAACACGGTTCAAGAAAGCAGCTGCATGATTTATTATCAGCTCAATCCAAAGGACGCATACATGGAGGATCAACACAGAATACTCATACAAGTCATACTAGTCTCATGGCGGAGAGAGAGTTGGAAACCTTTGGAagcggaagaggaagaagaagaggggagaaGCATGGCTCCCACGCGCCTCCCTCGGTGCGTCCGCCGAGCGAAGCTGCTTCTGCGCCTTGCTACCTCCCCGCGCGTCCCTTCCTCTGGTCTTGACTCTGGCCCCCTCGACTGCATCACTCCACTTGCGCCGTTCTTTTATCCCCATCTTGCTCCAAGGAGCCCCCACAGATCTTTATTTTATTGCAAATTTCTATACCCACATGACCACATTCGGTGTGCCACTTTTTGCCACGGCAAGTGGGGGCCGCAGGAAACACTAGACAGCAATGGTTTCGCTCCCCGAAGGCAAGGTTGTATTTCCATCTTGCAGACGACTTGCAGGCTTATATCAGGAACAAGAAGATGCGACAGTGTTTTAAGGGTGGTTGTTGGTTTTAATAACATATGAACCGATTTATATCTAGATTCTATTCATTAAGTAGTAGCTGTCACTATAAGCGAGGAACGAATCATACAAGCAGGTATAATTATGACCCAGCCCGCGTGGTCTGATCGATAAGTCATTGCTAAGAGTTATTTATTCGCAAAGAGAGTAACAAATTGATAATAGCAGCATAATGTAGTAGTGGAGTGACGACTTTTCTTCGAGGATACAGGACTCCTAGTTTACTTTAGAGCCATTCGATACCATTCATTGCCATGATATCAATTGTTGGGCAACCTAACAATTGTAATTGAATTTCTATCATATTTGCATATTTTTAAGAAAACAAACATATGTTGTAGGGAAATTATGCATGCCCGGTCACGCTATGATTTAATTGATGTTGAATTAGTCACAGTAATGATTTCTTCTTATAAATAAAGACAAAAGCATCGGTGGATCACATGCCTAGAAAAATAAATATCTACTGTAGCTTGTTTACATGAGTTATTTGTTGTCTTTTAGAGGAGTGTTGTTTGTTTGATCATAGAGGGGACCAATTTGTATTATTGTTGCTATACATGACAAACAAATGATATAATCCCATATGGTTATTGTATTAGCCAGATTGGTCAAAGTAGTAACAGGTATTTAGTCGTGGTGAGAATAATAAAATGTAATAGCACAATTTGATGGTATAATGCAGTTTATCGTAACCACTTTTCAAAATTTGGTATACTTTTTCTAAGAACACGATGCTCATAATCCACTTTTACCATCCTAACTTTTAGCATGTGAACatcttactattactaattggagGCTCCTAGATTTTAGGTGGACACTAAAAAATGGAGAAATCCTAAAATTCTCACAAAAATTAGAAAATCCGGCCATCAATTCGAAACTCTAATTATAATAGTTATTGGATCAGTTATATTTTCTAATAAATTATCCACATCATTCATTATGAAAATAGACTAAAGTAACCCTCTAAtcatgtatctaaattacccacctctacCATTATAAAAGAAAAATCTAAAGTAACCCTCTAATATTCGTGTAAATTATCCACCTATGCCACTACAAAATAATGCAAATAACAccctaaatttgcatataaattatccaattatatcataattaaaagttaaagtaacctctaaatctgaatctaaattatataattataacaaaatattaaagtgcactaatataaaattctaaattactattcTATCATTactaatatattatttatgttattatttatataaaaatactacccatAATATGTGTCCTCCTTTATTCATGTATAATGAAAGAGATAAGAACATGAATTCATAGACAAATGGTTCAATGAAATATTTATCAAACATATATagaggtgtgatgcaaaatgAAATATATTGCAATTAGATAAtaataaatatgtattttagagtatgtgttagaatatttaatagataaAAGAGGGCGcgagatagataattatattAGCTATAagatttatttttatattaattctaattagccGGTGCAGGAGCACAGCTTGATAGGCTAGTTGTCGTAAAAGTAGTTGCAAAACTAGAGAAACACTATTATTTATCTCTTTCCATCCTCGTTTAATTTTTTAAATAAAATATAACAATGATTGTGTTCAAATCAGTATAATGTGTGTCTAGGCACGTTGCAAATTTGAATCATGTGAATTATTTGTAGTAGAGAAAAACCATGGGCCGACCACGAGACTTCAAACGGCAAAAGAAAAGAGAATAGCTCTCAAGTTGATGTACACATCAATATAATTAAAAAGAGGAAAATGGTACTAAACATCATGAGCACCAAATTTTCCAATACACAACGTCAGGGCGTGGCCCATCCCCTGAGGTCACCGAGGTTTGTTGGGGCGAGCATCCGATGGTCCATAGAGCTGGGAGTGGGGCTGGTGGTTCGATGAATGGGTAGCTAGGCCCCAGTAGTTTATTCCAGGGGTTGCTGTCTATAGCAACGTTCAGTAAATATAATGAAATGGAGTCTGGCTTCCGAGCACCCACAGGCTCAACAATGACGATGTGAATTTTGATTAACTGTATAGTgtacctttttttaaaaaaaacacacCAGTACATACACTAGCATTCATATACTTGCAAAGAGTTGAGTGTGTGCAGGCATGTTCTGAACACCTTCAAGAAACTCGGCCGACATTTTCTGGTACTAAGCAGAGAGTTGCTTTGCTCCAAAAAATATTAAAATTAGTTCTTCAGATTGAATCTTATTCAGTTCAAAACAATAAATTTGGTGAATCTTATATATTAATATCTAATTCTTACATTAGCGATAAGTACTTATTAGTTAGCAACTCAAGACTAGTATAACACTACTAAGAAGGCAAGTGGCAATACCCAAAATCTGCCGACATTATAGCTAGGTCCTGTACTCCCGTGTATAAATTACAAGCACTGCACATAACTAACGTTGGAACACATATTTGAAAATGAGCAGTAGGACCACTTTTGAGGAGACCGACAGATAACTTCCACAAGCTATGCTTGAGCAATTGGGATAAACTACATCTTTCGACGAGTCACACATGCCTGCGTTTTAGTCATTATATGTACACTTTTTTTGTTGAGTTTTTAATGTTTTTGCCTGTCCCGACAAGCAGACAAAAGATTTTGACCCGTAGTTCACCTATAGCTCGAAATTTGCTAACTGACAGAATCTAGTTTTTCTGAGAGGCAGGCCCGGCTTCACAGAAACAACAAAGGTATTGCTGTTAGCGTGCCTCATCGGCAGTCTTGCCACGATACCAAGAATCTTCTTCCCATTGCAGTGCAGTGTCAGTGCCTTACTGCCCAAAGCACCACCATTAAAACAGATGTACTCTATGTTTCAGAATTTGAAGCTTAGGCTAATTACAATGGAGGTTTTGTATCCCTATTTTCAAGAATGCCACATCAGCTTAGGGGATGAATGAAACACTATACCTCAATGAAGAGTTTCATTTCACTGTTTTCAAAGCTAATCAGCGTAATTAAATCCTAGTTGATCTAGTATGGCATCTATATTTGtaaccagtgtaattaaatgcgCACAGGATCCCCTATGAAACAACGGAGGTCACGGTGGTCGTTTCACGCCATTTCCAACGTCTTTAAAACGAGTAACGTCTTTAaaacgagttagcagagtgtcATGAGGATGAAACTGATTCCTTCTCTTCTCTCATTAAATCAGTACCACATCATCAAAAATACTGATACGTTATGATAATTAATACCATGAAACTCGTCATGAAACCTCCATTGTAATTAGCCTTACAAGTAATAGTAGCAGACTAGCAGGTTACGAGGAAGGGTCCCCATGAGAAAGAATTCCGACAAAGCAGCAGCTTGCTCTGCCGCAATGGAGAACCAGAACCCTGTGCAGTTTACAATGCCGAATCGGGCATCGCCGGACCACCGATGCACCCAGAAaagccctgctgcatctgcatgCAGCCGATGATGCTATCCACTTTCGGGGGGCTCCATGCCCATGCGTGCCTACCACAGGGTTCCCAAAGTAGCATAATTCTCCCCAGCGCTTGCTATTTCTGCCGGAGGTTCCTTGCTCCTTTTGCTTTTATGATGCAGTCCAATGGCAGCGAGATCTGGGTAGGCAGCCGTGCCTTTCTCCATGGAAGAATAGTCAGCACTCGGCACAGTACAGTAGCCATGATAGATTGATAGGGGACGTTCCAGCTTCCAGAGGACGAGCAAGTGCAATGGCATGTGTACTAGTTGGCCTATCAGGAATTATGCTTGTGCTTTGTACCTTGGATACAAAGCTTCAACTGTCTGGAACAAGGCCCTTTTCAAGTTTTGTTTTCTCAGGATTCGCCGGAAAAAGAGTGGAAAAACAGAAGTTCAGCTCGTTGCCACTTCTGAACAAAGAGTGGTCTGTACATGTGCAGAAACTCAGTGGGGGTACTTACTTGTACACGGATACGTATAACCGAAGTGGTGGCTGGTGAACATTCCTGTTTTTTAAAGGAAGTGGTGCCGACGGGAATATGGGATCGATCCTTTTCAGTATTCTGTGAAAGATAGCCAGGGTATATTCACCACTGAACGGACAGACGGAAAGCAACCGATCGATGATGGGGGCAGACAAAGCTTGACAGCAACAGCATAGGCTGCTGCCATTCTTGAAGCCATTTGTTCGGCATAAAACATTTCAATATTTTAAAAACAAATACTAACATCAATATTTTTCATGACCTGTTTCAACATTTTAAAAAATGAACTCaacatttttcaaaatctaGATCAACATTTTCTTTGAAATagattcttcctcctcctcttctccggCGACGACGGTGGCGCGCGAGAGGCAGCAAGCGGTGGCGGCGCACGAcggggagcagcagcagcaggcggcggtggtgcgcgGCTGCAGCCGCTGGGCGGCGCAGCGgcagggaaggcggcggcggcgcggggcagcgcACGGGGCAGGGGCCCAGCCACAagcagcggcggagcggcggccaCCCAGGTGCAGTAatggaggcggcagcggcgcacgatggagaggaggaggaagaggagaggaggaggagaaggggatCAGACGATCTCTAGCTGGTGCGTGAATCTTAAAGCATCTGGAAGCCACGTAACTATCCAGCTACGGAAGCCGGATAGGGTTTTTTTAATTACACTCACAACGCACGCGCACTCAGCTCTATGAACACACATACGCAAATCTTACCCTTATAAGCATCTTCGAAGACTGAACCGACAAATCCTCAAAATTGATAAAGTCACCACAAACGGCTCACTGTACTACTGAGTCTCTTATAACCACTACGCTACGTGCCCTTTCGCGGAAGCCAGATACGTTTTTTCCGGAAACCATATAGGTTTGGCGCAATGGATCATGGTTGTCCCAGGGAAACAAGCAGTCAGACTTTGCAGTTTTGCTTTCTTTAGTTTGGCAACACGGCCGAATCGTGAGGGAGAGCCCGGCCCGGTCGCTCCAGCGGCGGGGGGTTCGTGAGGATTGCTGGGCCATTACTTACAGGTCTGTTGGGTGGGCTCAAGGTGCGCTCTTTGTGGGCTGGGCTCGCTCTCGCTAAATATGGTCCAGATAGCTTATGTGCGTGGCCCGCTGGATGGCCCATATCCTAGAACGAAAGGCTTGCACTCGAATAAAAAACACAGGGAGTGTGAGACTGCTGCTTCTGTCTTGAGTAAATTAGTTCTTTGGTCTAAAAAAAACCCTTTTCGATTGTACTTGTTCATTTAGCCTAAAAACAAATTTCGTTTTAGTTCTTAATCTTTTCATCCATTCCTTTTATAGTTGCCGTGAGTCAGCATATAGGATACGCATAAAAAGATCAAAGTACCCACGATTCCTCTTTCTCATTTTGTTTCTGGCGGTGGGGATTTTTCCACCGGCTTGCAATCcctagcggcggcggtggagatgGCTGGCTCCGGCGCGGGCCTGGCCGCTGGTAGCGCGGGCCAGGAAGGAGCCACGTGCATGCCCGCCGGCACCGCCAGCTAAGGAGCCGTGGGCATGGCCGATGCCGCCGCCAGCCACGGAGCCCGGGCATGCCTGCCGGCCACGGAGCCTAGGGCCACGAGCAGGGCGCCGCAAGCGACTACGCCGAGCCTGTCTAGACGATCGAGGCAGCTGCTGGCCAGCCTTCGCAGAGGTAAAACAGTTATTTCGCATTGCTTTTAACATCTTTAGCTTCTCAAGCTAACGGAAGGGTTAAGAATCAAAATGAAATTTATTTCTAGACCAAATAAGCAAGTTCACTCGAAAAGGGGCAAAAAAAAACTAAGCCTAATTTTTTTTTGGCCAAGAAACTAATTTATCTTCTGTCTTTGATCGACGTCCCTGGTCAACAAATTAAATGAAGTTCATCTTAACAGAAGGAAAAGGAGACAAATGCGACTGCTCAATGGAACATTGCGCGAGTAGCAATACACCAGTGTGAAGTATCATTTTGAATGTAAACGTTCGGATGCAGGTTTTGGGTTTCGTGACGATCTAATGGAAGATGCTGGCCTGTTTGTCAGTCAAGTCATGCCGTCGCCAGCCTGCATTTCCAACATTGCCATCAACAGAGATTTACAGTTCATCGTCATAGTACATTATTACAGCTACGAATCTACGATAGCTGGACTATCTCATATGACTCGGGGGGCGCGGCCGCTCGGCGTCTTCGAACGCCGGCAAGCCCTCGAGCTCGAAGAGGTCGGAGCTGGACTCGCTGCTCTCCTTGGCCCGCTCCCGCTCCTCCGCCACGCCGAGCGCGCGCAGCAGCTCCTCCACCCGCCTCTCCACCTCCGCCGCGGACTCCTTCGCCTGCACCATCGTCTCCATCTCCGCGGCGTCCCGCAGCCTCGTCGCCGTCCCgaccgctccgccgccgcgctcgtcgtccaccaccaccgccaagGGCGAGAACCtcaccgcgcgccgcgccggggTCAGGACCCCTCCCGTCGCCGAGGACTCCCGCCGCGACGCGCGCGACGAGAGGATCGACCTCGCGGACGCCGGCTCCGGCGCCGCGGCGAACGCAGCGGCCGTCGCCTGCGGCGTGTGCTCGACCGACCTGGACCTGGCCGGCCTCCTGTTGCAGAGCAGGGCGTTCAGAAGGCACGCGAACGGCGCCGTCTTTGTCTTGGACGTCCTCTTGCtcttcctgctcctcctcctcttcttctccgCACGGTCCCCCGTCAGCTCATGTGGcggtggcagcggcggcggcggcaggaggatCGAGTTGGGCTGCGGGTCCGGCCGGACACGGCACGGCCGCGGCGGCCTCTGCAGCCGCGGAGATCGGACCGAGGAACGGGCTGGCGATGATACGGCTGCCGtagggcgatggtgacggcttGAACCCGGCGTCCGCTGCGCCGGGGACGCCGGCGCGGGGCGCGTCTCCGTGGACGAGCGCGCGTCGGCGTCGGCCTCGAGGGATTGGTAGATGGCGTCGAGGAGCGCGGCGGAGAAGGACGGCTGGTGCCCCCGGT
Coding sequences within it:
- the LOC112898984 gene encoding MAP7 domain-containing protein 1-like, coding for MSPPHESARAPPARHNRGHQPSFSAALLDAIYQSLEADADARSSTETRPAPASPAQRTPGSSRHHRPTAAVSSPARSSVRSPRLQRPPRPCRVRPDPQPNSILLPPPPLPPPHELTGDRAEKKRRRSRKSKRTSKTKTAPFACLLNALLCNRRPARSRSVEHTPQATAAAFAAAPEPASARSILSSRASRRESSATGGVLTPARRAVRFSPLAVVVDDERGGGAVGTATRLRDAAEMETMVQAKESAAEVERRVEELLRALGVAEERERAKESSESSSDLFELEGLPAFEDAERPRPPSHMR